Proteins encoded within one genomic window of uncultured Desulfobacter sp.:
- a CDS encoding Imm42 family immunity protein, with translation MLIGNKQNFAIECYHEPISTEGKHIFGRMCLHASGIELGDVNEPTCILNVTKEHLLDSITAIDSLYDEELSKLSDQMLFDYLNQALYLDDERTFEEVTQDAVKYSKFDFLTNGGESFDGTKSFIISDSNNVRLAFTDINDKFHSANIPKDTFIQVVMKFIDWIKDEERKIIG, from the coding sequence ATGCTGATAGGTAATAAACAAAATTTTGCAATCGAGTGCTATCATGAACCAATTTCGACCGAAGGAAAACATATCTTCGGGCGAATGTGTTTACACGCATCTGGTATTGAGCTTGGTGATGTTAATGAGCCAACTTGTATTCTTAACGTTACGAAAGAGCATCTACTTGATTCAATAACAGCCATTGATTCACTTTATGATGAAGAATTATCAAAATTATCAGATCAGATGTTATTTGATTATCTAAATCAGGCTCTTTATTTAGATGATGAACGGACATTTGAAGAAGTTACACAAGATGCTGTAAAATATTCCAAATTTGATTTTTTGACTAACGGTGGTGAATCTTTTGACGGTACAAAATCATTCATAATTTCAGATTCTAATAATGTCCGTTTAGCTTTTACAGATATAAATGATAAATTTCATTCTGCAAATATTCCAAAAGATACCTTTATTCAGGTTGTTATGAAGTTTATTGATTGGATAAAAGATGAAGAGAGAAAGATTATCGGTTAA
- a CDS encoding tyrosine-type recombinase/integrase, with protein sequence MKKEWNWLNIVKPPKVKTIPDILTPGEVEKLIGATRKLRYRVFLLTTYSMGLRLGEALSLQVRDVDAARKLVHIRRGKGHKDRLIPLPDRTLVGLRELWKRHQHPKLLFPNANGSLETIQKAKSHMDRGGVQNAMKAVVADCGIKKKFPYTLCATVLRPICLKRA encoded by the coding sequence TTGAAAAAAGAATGGAATTGGTTGAATATTGTTAAGCCGCCTAAGGTTAAAACCATTCCGGACATTTTGACTCCTGGTGAGGTGGAAAAGCTCATCGGTGCGACACGCAAACTGCGTTACCGGGTTTTCCTGCTGACAACTTATTCCATGGGCCTGCGTTTGGGAGAGGCATTGTCCCTGCAAGTGAGAGATGTTGATGCAGCACGAAAACTTGTCCATATCCGGAGAGGGAAAGGCCATAAAGACCGGCTAATTCCCTTACCGGACCGCACCCTGGTCGGACTGCGGGAACTATGGAAAAGACATCAACACCCCAAACTGCTTTTTCCCAATGCCAACGGTTCACTGGAAACCATCCAGAAGGCAAAATCTCATATGGACCGGGGTGGTGTCCAAAATGCCATGAAGGCTGTAGTCGCCGATTGCGGTATCAAAAAAAAGTTTCCATACACTCTTTGCGCCACAGTTTTGCGACCCATCTGCTTGAAAAGGGCTTAA
- a CDS encoding IS1634 family transposase, with amino-acid sequence MTIHAFSMGMYVRTIKRRNKDGSEVEYVQLAHNTRHPEKGYSRAEVVYSFGRRDQLDVAALKRLVSSLSRFISPEDIQDLEAQSAGLKFISSRPAGGALLLKGLWERIGIDRCLANALKHTEFKAPISDAIFAMVANRALAPSSKLAVEEWVAKDVHLDIEAPIKVQHLYRSMDFLLKNAEAIQEKVFWTTAQLLNLTVDLIFFDTTNTYFEMEDTNDSELLAFGKSKHKRDDLPQVTIGLAVTREGIPVRCWVLPGNQNDAKCVDTVQKDLNDWRLGNVIWAMDRGMTSEENRKNLQRAGGQYILGEKLRGPNVNEEALNRGGRFKKVNDNLHIKEVFVGEGSGRRRFVIAYNPEQAEHDKHVRARNLERIESISQIQICSPGTPVHGQIPQGTEVRQADGG; translated from the coding sequence ATGACGATACATGCTTTTTCTATGGGCATGTATGTACGCACAATAAAACGCAGAAACAAAGATGGGTCCGAGGTCGAGTATGTTCAGTTAGCCCACAATACTCGTCATCCAGAAAAAGGCTATTCACGAGCCGAGGTCGTCTACTCCTTCGGGCGGCGGGACCAACTCGACGTAGCCGCCCTCAAGCGCTTAGTCAGCAGCCTCAGCCGGTTCATCAGCCCCGAAGACATTCAGGACCTTGAAGCCCAAAGCGCCGGGCTCAAGTTCATATCCAGCAGGCCGGCAGGGGGAGCCCTGCTGCTCAAAGGCTTGTGGGAACGCATTGGGATTGACCGCTGCCTTGCCAATGCATTGAAACACACAGAGTTCAAAGCGCCGATTTCGGATGCGATTTTTGCAATGGTGGCCAACAGGGCACTGGCTCCGTCTTCCAAACTTGCCGTCGAAGAGTGGGTAGCCAAGGATGTTCATCTGGACATTGAGGCGCCGATCAAGGTTCAGCACCTTTACCGGAGTATGGACTTCCTGCTTAAGAATGCGGAGGCCATCCAAGAGAAGGTGTTCTGGACAACGGCTCAACTGCTGAATCTCACGGTGGACCTGATCTTCTTTGATACAACCAACACTTATTTTGAAATGGAAGACACCAACGACTCGGAGCTGCTTGCTTTTGGGAAATCTAAACACAAAAGAGATGACCTGCCCCAAGTCACCATTGGCCTGGCCGTGACACGGGAAGGTATCCCGGTCCGTTGCTGGGTTCTGCCGGGCAACCAAAATGACGCCAAGTGCGTCGATACCGTTCAAAAGGATTTGAACGACTGGCGGCTTGGCAACGTGATTTGGGCCATGGACCGTGGCATGACCAGCGAAGAGAATCGAAAAAACCTCCAAAGAGCCGGGGGACAGTACATCCTTGGTGAAAAGTTGAGGGGCCCCAATGTAAATGAAGAAGCCCTGAACCGGGGTGGGCGGTTCAAAAAGGTCAACGACAATCTCCATATCAAAGAGGTCTTTGTCGGTGAGGGCAGCGGCAGGCGCCGGTTCGTCATCGCTTACAACCCAGAACAGGCTGAACACGACAAACATGTCAGGGCAAGGAACCTGGAGCGGATCGAAAGCATATCTCAAATCCAAATATGCTCTCCTGGCACACCGGTCCATGGGCAGATACCTCAAGGAACTGAAGTCAGGCAAGCTGACGGTGGATAA
- a CDS encoding phage integrase N-terminal SAM-like domain-containing protein → MNTSEVNRFNELYERHLKTLRLQGKAQKTIDAYSRAIRRVRDYFDCCPDKLEPVQLEDYFSDLVDSHSWSQN, encoded by the coding sequence ATGAACACATCCGAAGTAAACCGTTTTAACGAACTCTATGAGCGCCATTTAAAAACCCTTAGACTTCAGGGAAAGGCTCAAAAAACCATTGATGCTTATTCCAGGGCCATCCGGCGGGTAAGAGATTACTTTGACTGCTGCCCGGACAAACTCGAACCCGTACAACTTGAAGATTACTTTTCCGATTTGGTTGACTCTCATTCATGGAGTCAAAATTGA
- a CDS encoding ABC transporter ATP-binding protein, whose translation MKQNTAALIKIGLFNLLIFCLMLPTTLLVFYEPIIIKKYINNLMVGGTEILGINNSLLVSLFFMFDFILAIASIYIMTFVAKKLYFYLSDKVFLKYLNKEVKDICATSSGEVITIVNNDINAIFGIITMSVPSIMVNFLFIIMALLYIKGVSSLLLSICLLSIVVDVILVAIVSKSNHKANRIQRDKLQEKQNFIVFTHDNYIYIRANELKEYISRTFSSLNNGFYSIATKIARVGEVSSGTVRLIALITPVVCIACMVGQNSTKVYEFGDILGVQLMITNLFRPASSILNSVISISSRTASLRKIYNFLFQKTSINNNDEMMNFKNSIFYKSIEDKAAFYSIEGANGSGKSSLLRTMAGLLDLKIEPDLLISKARIKGISLHGPKPFILFGSIRENICLEADTTDITKKIMSPSLSDMITRIGGERRVLNWNGDGLSSGEKTMIEVLRIALSNKDIFLIDELSAHLDKASKTVLIEILLEKVKNGKHVYFISHNYEEQNMLKKYGAKKIELKNTKMANIY comes from the coding sequence ATGAAACAAAATACTGCGGCGCTAATCAAAATTGGACTTTTTAATCTTCTAATTTTTTGTTTAATGCTACCGACAACACTTCTTGTTTTCTACGAACCTATTATCATTAAAAAATATATCAATAACTTGATGGTGGGAGGGACCGAGATTTTAGGCATAAATAACAGTCTTTTAGTCTCTCTTTTTTTTATGTTCGATTTTATCCTGGCTATTGCATCAATATACATAATGACATTCGTTGCAAAAAAGCTCTACTTCTATTTATCAGATAAAGTTTTTCTGAAATATTTAAATAAAGAAGTAAAGGATATTTGTGCAACATCATCAGGAGAAGTCATCACGATTGTGAATAATGATATAAACGCCATATTTGGAATTATTACAATGTCTGTTCCAAGTATTATGGTCAATTTTCTCTTTATCATAATGGCCCTGTTGTATATTAAGGGCGTATCTTCCCTTCTATTGTCGATATGCCTATTATCTATTGTAGTGGATGTTATTTTGGTTGCGATTGTTTCGAAAAGTAACCATAAAGCGAATCGAATTCAACGGGATAAGCTGCAAGAAAAGCAAAATTTCATCGTATTCACACATGATAATTATATTTACATAAGAGCGAATGAGTTAAAAGAATATATCTCGCGCACATTTTCATCTTTGAATAATGGATTTTATTCAATTGCAACCAAAATAGCACGGGTTGGAGAAGTCAGCTCGGGGACTGTGCGATTGATAGCTCTTATTACCCCTGTTGTTTGTATCGCATGCATGGTGGGACAAAACAGCACTAAGGTATACGAGTTTGGAGATATATTAGGCGTACAGTTGATGATTACAAATCTGTTCAGACCCGCGAGCAGCATTTTAAATTCTGTCATATCAATAAGCTCACGTACCGCATCTTTAAGGAAGATTTACAATTTTCTTTTTCAAAAAACCTCGATCAATAATAATGACGAAATGATGAATTTCAAAAATTCAATCTTTTATAAAAGCATAGAGGACAAAGCTGCGTTTTACAGCATTGAAGGCGCCAATGGTTCAGGCAAATCTAGCCTTTTGCGAACAATGGCAGGTCTTTTAGATTTGAAAATTGAACCAGACCTTCTTATTTCCAAAGCAAGAATAAAAGGTATAAGTCTGCACGGACCTAAACCATTTATCCTTTTCGGTTCAATTCGTGAAAATATATGCCTTGAAGCAGATACCACAGATATAACTAAAAAAATAATGTCCCCCTCTCTTTCAGATATGATTACCAGAATCGGCGGGGAGCGACGGGTTCTTAACTGGAATGGTGACGGGTTGAGTTCCGGCGAAAAAACAATGATAGAAGTGCTAAGGATTGCGTTGAGCAATAAGGATATCTTTCTCATTGATGAGCTGTCAGCCCATCTTGATAAAGCGTCAAAAACCGTTCTTATTGAAATCCTTTTAGAAAAAGTGAAAAATGGAAAGCATGTGTATTTTATATCTCACAATTATGAAGAACAAAACATGTTGAAAAAATACGGTGCAAAAAAAATTGAATTAAAAAATACTAAAATGGCAAATATCTATTAA
- a CDS encoding LysE family translocator: protein MAFVIATAIMIALPGPSVLLTVAHSISFGWKHAIFTVTGATMGIAAQLIIVTIGLSSLLSVVTDVFEWLRWAGAVYLVYLGIKQWKSAGDSMKVETTPISRVNLFVQGFVVTTFNPKSLIFIAAFLPQFIDAARPVGFQFSIIVPTFLFISFTVTSVWALVAGKARGFLQNSWALKPVLKAAGGVMIVAGFGLAMARRTN from the coding sequence ATGGCATTTGTTATAGCCACCGCTATAATGATCGCCTTGCCGGGACCAAGTGTACTTCTGACCGTGGCACACAGTATTTCATTCGGCTGGAAACATGCTATTTTTACAGTTACTGGTGCGACTATGGGAATTGCGGCACAGCTTATCATCGTCACCATTGGGTTATCATCCCTCTTAAGCGTTGTTACAGACGTTTTTGAATGGCTGCGCTGGGCCGGAGCTGTGTATCTTGTTTATCTTGGGATCAAACAGTGGAAAAGTGCAGGAGATTCCATGAAGGTTGAAACAACGCCCATTTCAAGAGTGAACCTGTTTGTCCAGGGGTTCGTTGTCACTACCTTCAATCCAAAAAGTCTGATCTTCATTGCCGCATTCCTGCCTCAGTTCATTGATGCCGCGAGACCGGTTGGATTTCAGTTTTCGATAATTGTTCCGACCTTTTTATTCATCTCCTTTACCGTAACCTCTGTGTGGGCCTTAGTTGCCGGAAAGGCCAGAGGTTTTTTACAGAACTCGTGGGCATTGAAACCTGTCTTAAAAGCAGCCGGGGGGGTGATGATCGTTGCAGGATTTGGGTTGGCCATGGCACGCCGTACCAATTAA
- a CDS encoding IS91 family transposase — MRLSPIIEEYYDAFLTRYGDRALPEQIKALNAILRCRTPDAGQIYTVCPDCNHTQLHPLSCGNRNCPHCQNHETSQWIDRQQNKQLPVQYFMVTFTLPCQFRKVAYRNQRTVYSLMFSCVSSTLKEFGLNPRHLGAQIGMTMVLHTHSRRLDFHPHIHVVVPGGGVDPSRRQWKKKKGKYLFNQKALARVFRARFLDGLNKKQLPIPKGARPKWVVDCARGGTGMSALKYLSRYLYRGVISERNIIANQDGRVTFRYIDGKTKEVCTRTLKGEDFLHLILRHVLPRGFRRVRDYGFLHGNAKKLLFLVQMILQVRIMAIVRRTRPVFKCPHCGKPMKILGVKPTGAG; from the coding sequence ATGCGACTTTCTCCTATCATTGAAGAATATTATGATGCATTTTTGACTCGTTACGGGGATAGGGCATTGCCGGAACAGATCAAAGCCTTAAACGCCATACTTCGTTGCCGCACACCAGACGCCGGGCAGATTTATACGGTCTGTCCAGACTGCAATCATACACAACTGCATCCACTGTCCTGTGGAAACCGCAATTGTCCCCATTGTCAAAACCATGAGACAAGCCAATGGATTGACCGGCAGCAAAATAAACAGCTTCCCGTCCAGTATTTCATGGTAACTTTTACCTTGCCCTGTCAGTTCAGGAAAGTTGCATACCGGAATCAACGGACAGTTTATTCTCTGATGTTTTCATGTGTATCCAGCACGTTGAAAGAATTTGGGCTAAATCCCCGGCACCTTGGGGCCCAAATCGGTATGACCATGGTTCTTCACACTCATAGCAGAAGATTGGATTTTCACCCGCATATTCATGTAGTTGTTCCAGGTGGCGGTGTTGACCCATCCAGGCGGCAATGGAAAAAGAAAAAAGGCAAATATCTGTTTAACCAAAAAGCCCTGGCCAGGGTTTTTCGGGCTCGTTTCCTGGATGGATTGAACAAAAAACAATTGCCGATTCCCAAAGGTGCCCGTCCCAAATGGGTTGTCGATTGTGCCAGGGGCGGAACCGGCATGTCTGCCCTGAAGTACCTGTCCAGATATTTATACCGGGGAGTGATCAGCGAACGCAATATCATTGCCAACCAGGACGGCCGGGTTACCTTCAGGTATATTGACGGCAAAACCAAAGAGGTGTGCACTCGAACCCTTAAAGGTGAAGATTTCCTGCACCTGATTCTGCGTCATGTTTTGCCCCGGGGATTTCGCAGGGTAAGGGATTACGGTTTCCTTCACGGTAATGCCAAGAAACTGCTCTTCCTGGTACAGATGATTCTTCAGGTCCGGATTATGGCAATAGTGCGTCGGACGAGACCTGTTTTTAAATGCCCCCATTGCGGGAAGCCTATGAAAATCCTCGGAGTCAAACCTACCGGTGCAGGATAG
- a CDS encoding ABC transporter substrate-binding protein, translating to MMKYIFRLLIVEFFVFALLFSGNCQAQTSAAWRIVIDCKGNQVKIPLEVKRVCANGALAQMVLMLGAGDHMVATGRFVATNPMVLKIFPEIKNVPVIYGAPGGKSEIQLETLVRANPDVLFGRRDQVLSLGIPCPAVSLLNFEDIKYTVRMIGDVLGGGYQAKSIAFCEYYDAMIEKIRSRTADISKNERPRVYYAGGEEGLNTEGRNTISYSWITAGGGINVAAEHGVEGSRKVTIESIIKWNPDIIISNSYNGKQTVANSEQWKDIRAVVDGRVYQAPRGVYLWSVRSGEGVLQVPWAAKHIHPELFTDLNIQNEVRQFYARFYGYDITEGEIEEILHPAN from the coding sequence ATGATGAAATACATTTTTAGACTACTCATTGTTGAATTTTTTGTTTTCGCTCTCCTTTTTTCAGGAAATTGCCAGGCGCAGACGTCTGCAGCATGGCGTATTGTCATCGACTGCAAAGGAAATCAGGTCAAAATCCCCCTTGAAGTCAAAAGGGTCTGCGCCAACGGTGCATTAGCGCAAATGGTTTTAATGCTTGGCGCCGGTGATCACATGGTCGCCACGGGGAGATTTGTGGCGACCAATCCCATGGTGCTTAAAATTTTTCCGGAGATCAAAAATGTACCTGTTATTTACGGTGCCCCGGGAGGCAAGTCGGAAATACAGTTGGAGACATTGGTCCGTGCCAATCCTGATGTCCTGTTTGGCAGGCGTGATCAGGTGTTGTCACTGGGTATTCCCTGCCCGGCTGTCAGCCTGTTGAATTTTGAGGATATCAAATACACGGTCAGGATGATCGGAGATGTTCTCGGCGGCGGATATCAGGCGAAATCCATTGCCTTCTGTGAATACTATGACGCAATGATTGAAAAAATTCGATCAAGGACCGCAGATATCTCCAAAAATGAAAGGCCCAGGGTCTACTATGCCGGAGGCGAGGAAGGATTGAATACCGAAGGGCGCAATACCATAAGTTATTCATGGATAACGGCCGGCGGAGGCATAAATGTTGCCGCTGAACATGGTGTCGAAGGCAGCCGGAAGGTTACGATCGAATCTATCATAAAATGGAATCCTGACATCATTATCAGCAATTCATACAACGGGAAACAAACCGTAGCCAACTCAGAGCAGTGGAAAGACATCCGGGCGGTGGTCGACGGCCGGGTTTATCAGGCTCCGCGCGGCGTGTACCTGTGGTCGGTGCGCAGCGGTGAGGGTGTCCTTCAGGTGCCTTGGGCAGCCAAACATATTCATCCTGAATTATTCACGGATCTCAACATACAAAACGAAGTCCGGCAATTTTATGCCCGTTTCTATGGTTATGACATAACAGAGGGTGAGATTGAGGAGATCCTGCATCCTGCCAATTAA
- a CDS encoding ABC transporter substrate-binding protein, with protein sequence MIRKYNAPVIMISQDMHKYKEVFAFLGDILDKKEQARKLSDFIISYLEPIEKIAQSILKDKRASVYYAEGKDGLMSEPQGSNHIQALEYAGGVSVARIPKQKRPPLGPPPKKNMTGPGKEKKLRPRPNNVTIEQISKWNPSYILVWSPGAEELTTWNAITTNPQWQTVNAVKAGKMIQVPSIPYSWFDRPPGSNRIIGTIWLAKLLYPDKYDFDLIPVMQEYFKLFYHSQLSTGQAANLLKTAHPDQQ encoded by the coding sequence ATAATCAGGAAATATAATGCACCGGTCATTATGATCAGCCAGGATATGCATAAATACAAAGAAGTGTTCGCTTTTCTGGGAGATATTCTCGACAAAAAGGAACAGGCAAGAAAGCTTTCCGATTTTATAATAAGTTACCTTGAACCCATCGAAAAAATAGCACAATCAATTCTTAAAGATAAAAGAGCAAGCGTCTACTATGCAGAAGGCAAAGATGGTCTGATGAGTGAACCCCAAGGCTCAAACCACATTCAGGCGCTTGAATATGCGGGCGGCGTCAGTGTTGCCCGGATTCCCAAGCAAAAACGCCCGCCACTTGGCCCGCCGCCCAAAAAAAATATGACTGGGCCAGGAAAAGAGAAAAAATTACGGCCACGGCCTAACAATGTAACAATAGAACAGATTTCGAAATGGAACCCCTCTTATATTTTGGTATGGAGCCCGGGGGCAGAAGAACTTACAACCTGGAACGCCATTACAACCAATCCTCAATGGCAAACAGTCAATGCTGTAAAAGCGGGAAAGATGATACAAGTTCCATCTATTCCCTACAGCTGGTTCGACAGGCCTCCCGGATCAAACCGTATTATCGGAACAATATGGCTTGCTAAGCTTCTTTACCCTGATAAATATGATTTTGATTTGATTCCGGTCATGCAGGAATATTTTAAGCTTTTCTACCATTCCCAGCTATCAACCGGGCAGGCTGCAAATTTACTAAAGACAGCTCATCCGGATCAACAATAA
- a CDS encoding ABC transporter ATP-binding protein: MKLEIDNLSCGYNKKAALKNISLEIGPGEIVCLLGPNGVGKTTFLKTILGFLDPIEGEVRIEGKNIRSWPKKKLARYVGYIPQAHVSPFPFSVMDIVLMGRAAHIGNFSKPSAHDYREAEESLDRLGILHLRERIYTELSGGERQMVFIARAISQKTHILLMDEPTSSLDFGNQARVLSQINALASTGLSIIMTTHAPDHSFLCSAQVVLICRKNEPRIGNAEDIVTENNLHGAYGVKVKINESYLDNGTKIHSCIPLLDN; this comes from the coding sequence ATGAAACTGGAAATAGACAACCTCAGCTGCGGGTATAACAAAAAAGCAGCCCTGAAAAATATTTCGCTGGAAATAGGCCCCGGTGAGATTGTATGCCTGCTCGGCCCCAATGGTGTTGGGAAAACCACTTTTCTGAAAACCATATTGGGATTTCTTGATCCCATCGAAGGGGAGGTCAGGATCGAGGGGAAAAATATCAGGTCATGGCCCAAAAAGAAACTTGCCCGGTACGTGGGGTATATTCCCCAGGCCCATGTCTCCCCCTTTCCTTTTTCCGTGATGGACATCGTTCTTATGGGACGGGCCGCGCATATCGGCAATTTTTCCAAACCATCAGCCCATGATTATAGGGAAGCGGAAGAATCCCTGGATAGACTGGGCATCCTTCATCTCAGGGAACGGATATACACCGAGCTTTCCGGCGGAGAACGGCAGATGGTCTTTATCGCCAGGGCCATTTCTCAGAAAACGCATATCCTTTTAATGGATGAACCGACCTCAAGCCTTGATTTTGGTAACCAGGCGCGTGTGCTTTCACAGATTAATGCCTTAGCCTCAACAGGCCTGAGTATCATCATGACAACCCATGCGCCTGACCACAGTTTTTTGTGCTCAGCCCAGGTCGTTCTCATTTGCAGAAAGAATGAACCCCGTATCGGCAATGCTGAAGATATTGTCACTGAAAATAATTTACATGGTGCTTATGGCGTAAAAGTAAAGATTAACGAATCGTATCTGGATAATGGGACCAAGATTCACTCCTGTATTCCTTTGCTTGATAATTAA
- a CDS encoding iron ABC transporter permease — protein sequence MADYELVAHAHKIAEVKDPCFAPLSTMTLLVIIFATVLVASCTFGQFGISCTTLLHSVVLKLTGNCDQIAHAVDTVIFKIRLPRIAVASIIGGAMALAGASYQGTFKNPMVSPDILGASAGAGFGAAIAILFSFNMFFIQVSAFALSLIAVSLTLLVSRIIAKGSTAIIAMILTGMIVTSLFSALISIIKYVADPESKLPEITFWLMGGLGSANSGDVLFLLPAITLGAVPLLLVSWRMNILSLGDDEAESLGIDIMRLRLLVIACSTLLTASCVSICGLVGWVGLIIPHISRLIVGPDFHKLLPVSILVGAIFLVIVDDVARCLFSVEIPLGIITSIIGAPFFMYMLIKGKKGWI from the coding sequence ATGGCAGATTATGAATTGGTTGCACATGCACACAAAATTGCAGAAGTAAAAGATCCATGTTTTGCACCACTCAGTACCATGACACTCCTTGTGATTATTTTTGCCACAGTATTGGTTGCGTCCTGTACCTTTGGCCAGTTCGGCATTTCCTGCACAACCCTGTTGCATTCCGTTGTTTTGAAACTGACCGGGAACTGTGACCAGATCGCCCATGCCGTTGACACGGTTATCTTTAAAATCCGGCTGCCTCGGATTGCGGTGGCTTCCATCATCGGCGGGGCAATGGCACTGGCCGGGGCATCCTACCAGGGAACCTTTAAAAACCCCATGGTCTCCCCGGATATCCTTGGCGCTTCAGCCGGTGCAGGATTTGGTGCAGCCATCGCCATCCTGTTTTCTTTTAATATGTTTTTCATCCAGGTGTCAGCCTTTGCCTTAAGCCTGATTGCCGTGTCGCTCACATTGCTGGTCAGCAGGATCATTGCAAAAGGGAGCACGGCAATCATCGCAATGATCCTGACGGGCATGATTGTGACCAGTCTTTTTTCAGCCCTTATTTCCATCATCAAATATGTTGCCGATCCGGAAAGCAAACTCCCGGAAATCACCTTCTGGCTGATGGGCGGCCTGGGAAGCGCAAATTCCGGCGATGTACTCTTTCTTCTTCCGGCCATCACGCTGGGCGCTGTTCCGCTTCTCCTGGTCAGCTGGCGGATGAACATCCTTTCCCTGGGAGACGATGAGGCGGAATCCTTAGGCATTGATATCATGAGGCTGCGGCTGCTGGTCATCGCCTGCTCGACCCTGTTAACCGCCTCCTGTGTGAGTATTTGCGGGCTCGTCGGCTGGGTCGGCCTGATTATTCCCCATATTTCCCGACTCATAGTCGGCCCGGATTTCCATAAACTGCTGCCGGTTTCCATTCTGGTGGGCGCAATATTCCTTGTCATTGTTGATGATGTCGCCCGTTGTCTCTTTTCCGTGGAGATCCCCTTAGGCATCATCACCTCCATTATCGGCGCACCGTTCTTTATGTATATGCTCATCAAAGGAAAAAAGGGGTGGATATGA
- a CDS encoding tyrosine-type recombinase/integrase has protein sequence MRHSFATHLLEKGLSLRHIQALLGHARPETTARYAHLTDVTEKDCRTTINDLINTIHVDFWKV, from the coding sequence TTGCGCCACAGTTTTGCGACCCATCTGCTTGAAAAGGGCTTAAGCCTTCGCCACATCCAGGCTCTTCTCGGCCATGCCCGTCCTGAAACAACTGCACGTTACGCACACCTTACTGATGTCACGGAAAAGGACTGCAGGACGACCATCAATGATTTGATTAACACCATTCATGTAGATTTCTGGAAGGTGTAA